The genome window TCCTACATAAGCCGTCCACTGATGGGGAGCCCAGCCATTCGGAGCGTCCCATTGTTGGCCAGACCGAGTTCCGGTTGTGCTGAGGCCTCCGGTATGTAAAAGTTCTTGTTCAATTTTTTTGGCCACTCCAGCGGCTTGTTCGTTGGTAGCCATTTTCAAAAAGAGCGGGAAGGTAGCGGCCAAGGTTACTTGAGTGGTTTGGCGGCCTGCAACAAAATCGTAATCATAGAAATACGCTTCGGTCTCGTTCCACGTCAGTTTAAGCAACGCGCTTTTTCGGGCTTCTGCTTTGGTACGATAAAAAGCAGCTTTTTCCGCATTCCCACTTCGGGTATGGGCGCGGCTAAGGGTTTGCTCTAATTGGTACAACAGGGCATTGAGGTCCACAGGAATAATTTCGGTGGTATGGATACTGGCAAGGGATTTGCCGTCTCGAAGCCAGCGAGAGGAAAAATCCCAACCAGACTCTGCTGCTGCCCGAATATCGCGATATACCTGAGAGGGGATACGTTGGGGGATACGTTGGGCCAATACAACGTCTTCTCGGTAGGACTCGGGCCGCGGCTTAACACTGTCATCCCAATAACGATTTAAGATATTTCCATCTGGGGTACGCACGACACGCCGATACGCATGGTTGGACTCGGAAAGGCGATCGGCACCCGCCATCCAAAATGTATATTCCTTTTCCAATTCGGGAAGGTATTGCTCATAGACTTCCAACCCCTTGCCTTCGGCCAATATCCCCACAATCAAGGAAAAAAAGGGAGGTTGGCTTCGGGTGGTATAGTAGGTACGGTTACCATTCGGGATATGACCGACGGTCTGAATCAAAAAAGCAAAATTATCGGTCATGTCTTGGATTATATCCCATTTTTCATCGGCCTTCAAGCCGAGAATGGTAAAATAGCTATCCCAATAATATACTTCTCCAAACCTACCACCCGGCACAACATATGGACGAGGTAAGGGGATCAGGGACGAGAAGGGCGCGGCTTCATCGGGTTGTCTGGTTAATACGGGCCAAAGTTCGGAAATGTGTTGCTGAACCGCCTGGGTGGTGTCACTCCTAAAACCGGAAGCGAAAGTTGGAGGTAAATCGAAATGGGTCGTGACAAAAGTCTTTAGGTCAAACCCAAGTTGCTCTTTCTCTGTCAGATAGCGCGCTACAATCTCTTTTGGATCGGATTTTGGGGTGCAGTCCACAAAGGTTTTTCCATCCGGAAAAATACGGGCCATTTGGACGGCTTCGAAAAGTACCCCATACCAGACATCTGGGCTCGGATTGAGTTTGATTTGTTTGAAGTTGTATTCGCGGGTGTTCACAGGGTTACAGGCAGAAAAGGCCATTAGCATCACCAACAAGAGGATAAACCTTGAACGCATACCAGAGGCAATAGGAAGTTTGCAAAAAAGCAATATAGGAATTTTTTAAAGCGGATACCTGCCGCAAATCGGACATGTACACGGGGGCTTCCTGTCATCAAGCCAAAACTTTTTAGGCCAGAAGGGAAACGGAACGCCGGGATAGGCGTTTGTGTGTTTCCCAAATCACCAAAACGTATAAACGAATGGAACAAGTATCCTTAGCAGATGAAATAGGACGTAAACTTTTGTCGGAACGAAAGGTTTTTTTATGGGGCGG of Bacteroidetes Order II. bacterium contains these proteins:
- the treF gene encoding alpha,alpha-trehalase TreF, with protein sequence MRSRFILLLVMLMAFSACNPVNTREYNFKQIKLNPSPDVWYGVLFEAVQMARIFPDGKTFVDCTPKSDPKEIVARYLTEKEQLGFDLKTFVTTHFDLPPTFASGFRSDTTQAVQQHISELWPVLTRQPDEAAPFSSLIPLPRPYVVPGGRFGEVYYWDSYFTILGLKADEKWDIIQDMTDNFAFLIQTVGHIPNGNRTYYTTRSQPPFFSLIVGILAEGKGLEVYEQYLPELEKEYTFWMAGADRLSESNHAYRRVVRTPDGNILNRYWDDSVKPRPESYREDVVLAQRIPQRIPSQVYRDIRAAAESGWDFSSRWLRDGKSLASIHTTEIIPVDLNALLYQLEQTLSRAHTRSGNAEKAAFYRTKAEARKSALLKLTWNETEAYFYDYDFVAGRQTTQVTLAATFPLFLKMATNEQAAGVAKKIEQELLHTGGLSTTGTRSGQQWDAPNGWAPHQWTAYVGFKNYGLKKLAREIRNRWIALNNRVYRTTGKMVEKYNVMEADLAAGGGEYPLQDGFGWSNGVLRAFLAD